The DNA segment actttgtgacttttgtccatccattgttgattcacctcaatattgatctacaatttaccactaataacttgaaaccgcttacgtaatcactagggcgCACAttgcatcgtggaacatttgaagtgattttcctgatccacttagggtgatacgatactatacttccataaccgtttttcatagcatcccaatgtggtttaccttacgtgggtattttaatcgtGTACacttcatgaaatcattactcaatcgaaggcccaaacgtcatccttcatttatcacaattacacccttattctattctcatggcagcattccatctcttttaaatgctactagtcttagactcctttgcgTTTATTCAAGTTATCCCGagctttcaataacttagagaagccatcagctctcttattttcatgggcttaatcctgaggacttatccattcacATCACCTTCTTACTCGTCCTTTCTtttccttactcatgtcttcctaaaaccttgtcgttttaccatactttagcttgcgacctacacatattcatttatactactcgcaacctttcttcaacttgcttgcatcgtagatttccttatgttattctggaacatcaagcgagacatcacatggTCCCAaactcttcttttacttttttaactAGATCTCTCGATACCtaaaaaccataggctggaagatatgctactgacaaTGCCGCTATCATTTCTGAatattgaatccccgcgcttTTAGCCttttatctgaagtatggactattcataactttctgcatttgagtatttcgtacgttgttcacctttaccttactaccTTAAATTCTTGCATCGTACCTTCTATCTGTTTCATGACTCTCTCCCACATaagtataattcacgtccataactcgaagctctattataatacttgcacctctggtgcatacactatcaggtgggagcttcgtactgacttcttatgaggctggtacttttccaactggctttatcatagggccgttatagaatatggttgttgtactttctctcttgtacctctgatattaagagtgatcctgcaatgttctcaatgacggtttctataattttctgggtcaaataatcagactcctgatttacttggttaatgtaactctttagttttctcttccttctgattggcctttatgtaggcttaagttatcttccgatctgtgactcttggtattagttattactttagcctttcatgggcattatggaatatccatgatacaatcttctaacgaCTCAATCCTTTGCctatgccctaggctcaattccttcttttaacttataatggagtcttctacggctgtatgaatgtcaacatatatgatgcatgtataaaactccgaactcttaagtgcgttcataacgtaactaactctagactattaatcgaataattctttctgttccttctcagctttcgttaaatgtaagcaattacttttcatggtcttcttgccccttgttgcgtgcatacttagcttaccttAGTGCCAACACATAttgaattccatacaactcatgtgatcttgaatatcacttctgattttacttctcgttcattagccacgataggtgccactttcttatggaatgTATACAATGTTGTGgtaagactgttgttacaagtccatttcctctttaggtcactatgtttaggctgaagccttcttccttattccctTATCTAGTCTTTTGTTTTAGTACTCAGGGAGTActttttgactcttgtaaagctgcgagcttattgcATCGTATACCCGacagaccttttgatgtccttccttgcttataattatccgtagttaatTACCTCCGTGCCATTATACTTGTAGGGCTGATTtttaactaatattttgactgtcttcctagtggcactctctcttattcTCGTAatattcatacggtacctttaactaccctgactcctatctgaatatatctcaagtattataatgacattactacgaggctgaattcactatattggattttactatgtttatctttcaCAATGTGCTGATTCGTGTGTAACCACATGTCtggccataactaggctcttcctgattCAACTGCTAACTGCTCGTTGGCCcgttctcatatcaatattccacgtAAACTTTtctgggttatttcctttgtcttaacttacctctcgcactggcttttttttttttttaaataaaatcccggGCCAAAaaccttacttcctctccttgacgtcgtgcttgcataatgttctggaatcgtagcatatctgtaggatttggataagttcaatctcatttttatcgcatccttcctttaccattccataattactataatcacttaattctgacttaacgCCACATCACTCTATATCCCCCCCTCCCTTAGGGGGGTACTGAGAGTTGGAGTTATGACGACTTATCTATaaatgttttaccttttcatctttggcgtccttgcctatcatcgatgacccttactcgccttgcggtaatccttctgtattaaggataataaaattccttactcacgagggtgacacttagtataactggcacatacagtcccttaagcttaactttgctcacattgcttgctttagggaagcgtcttcctaaatgaccattctctgaatttctcatgaatcttcttctgttgtccattctattatcaccgaaacgaaatctgaaattctcacgataccGACTATTATCAACTCACTCAGTCCCTAttttatgtttagtttatctcgttccccagcccatactgatttctattactctagagtctaacttttccttctgatagtcgcattggagtcacgagcttatttctcgaaatgaggatataactttatggcctatattattttgttgtctcaaggcatgtcacctctcgtcgtttccttcacttgactatagactctgtaacaTTGTCATCTTTTTAAGCTATAGTtgccatccatgtatcatatcttaatCATAATGTTTCAttgactctcttcttattttccgctaacatttatgtctatcactctattctgaaattttcaacaagacattatttttcttttagttccccttgctccatctactggctcttcgggttgcctaacattctctccctactagggacgggagctacactaaggtaatatttatcccttcaaggctttcAGTTTCtgtctttgtagtattcatatatagctgtactattttagagtgcaccctcTGGGTGTCTTaaaaggagatctattagcacatttgcaatatcctttgcaaatgtcagctaatgctaacaatccatcaaccattttgggttaccctaaccccagctagatcctgaCATCCTGCCTTCTCGTATACTAattctgttagcccccatagggcataaataagttgggtgtggccaattgtacatacctctgttattgttgaaggtaactcaaaatacgTATATTTCTctgcgataatcttcattagctgggtagctcgtaccctttttcatcttgcttcttttacttgctgaaatttgtgtctaccttccgatttattctcttattcatttttaccgtaagagtggatagacattcttgccttagagatccttatcaagaagtttacacatcttattacacacatgatctgttgaatacctcatagttatccatcataagcatgattcAAAAATTAAGTTCCTcagactcaactcttccacaactatatctattaccaaccgtctttctggattgagacatcatcgtattatgaataagatagtgtttaggaaattgagttcttacaactgagctctaccacacgatatagagtaagaagaaagagtgacagtcctaaatgccctatagcctcatgtttataagtgtggtgcacaacacacccataaactagactctactagacacggcatGTAGACTTCCTATGATAGAACTGCtcagataccacttttgtcatgacccaaaccgatgggccgcgacgggcacctggtaccttactcaaccgagtaccaacataacatatcttttcgttatcatattatcatagataactgagccggagaggctaccgtgagataagtagaatacaatatgtaataccaacttatacataagacatacgggcctctaagaccaaaataaccactcgtaaactgaacataggccgacaaggccatacaatcttttacgtatatAACATCTGTCTACAGGCCTCCaagaatacataattatcataaaggtcgggacagagctccgccataccaaacaatacacatctaaattatactgaccaaacaggcaactccggagcaaatggagtgcaccaacatcttccgctgagctgatcgcctacttggaggactctcgacatACCTATCGAGACCTGCgtgcatgaaacgcagcgtcgcCATACAAAAGGgatgtcaatacaaataatgtactaagtatataaggaataaaaatcagtaagtaatagacacgagagaaacatagagtaaaagactcgacatgtacgtctgcatagctttgtgaatcatttcgtttttataatgtcatgcacatgcgtataaatatcataccatgcataggtatatgcgttcataacatcatcaagcctatgagggcatcccatcatatcatttcggccactgtgggcaaatcatcaacgtatatcagctgatcaggtggtggtgcgtatataacgccgtaaccttttcccatatcacatatacatatatatacatatatatacgcgtatataacaccatatggtcacgggtcaatgtatatgtataaatgcatgaaatgcataagaaatacgtttataagatttctcggaatgtcataaaaataatatgcatgtcggatagactttatcaaatacgtatttttttgagacccatgaacaaaagatataataataattcacatggggaatcaagaatatagacacccctaatatttctatgaatagagtcatttatggaagtcgTGCATTTGCTCGTtccgtttgtgtcgtatagatcatgccaaaaagaaagtagggatagccttaacatacccgagccgattctcttaacaatccctctaacacacgtcaattgtgataacacgtgacaacggatcgaagtaggaaaaatccgtatgatattcctgagaaagattgtaccgtactcccttgGAATCGAAAAATTCTGTTGCTATTACGCAATATAATTTCGTATGGATTCCGTTGCTAATCCAAGAATTCTCGTAGCTCTCTGGTGAATTAATCCTAATCTTATGTGACTTATTGAGTTTGAGAAATCTTCTATGGCTTTTGCTAAAGCACGTTTCCCTTTTcatatattttgtgaattttagaGCTTTTTATGGCTTAGCCAAGAATCCTTTCCAAAGTGCCACCTAGCAAAGTAATCTAAGAGTCACTTAATGACTCATTATGTTGCTGCCACGTTTGGGGGATTAGGCTAATAAAAATATCCTAATTATTTAGCTAATCTTTcctaaaatattattaattatccgatcaattctttaattaactaaataatctcccattacccaataattcacataattaggaattatctcaaattacttaaagtacaactcacttttaacacactttgtataccttactatcgtggtcatgtggtaccttgtatggtactagtccataaatatcggatattatagctcgggtcgtattttatcccaaaatgtcaaactttgacgaaattcctttccttcgatttgcttaccctttctccttcacgaatttactcataacgtgtttgaaatagcataatgcttataatttcaaaataatctcatttccgaattcacgtcgattaacttacgacgaaattttaacgtacaaaaatgcgggatgtaacatctcatctccgaactttcatcaatttatttatagtgtactttcacgtacgaaaatatggggtgtaacaagagATATTGACGAATAGATAATCTGCAATGGGGAAAGGAGTCATATAAAGAATTTAATGTTTTCATATCCAATTGTATGATAATTAAAGTTCAATTTGTGCAGTAACTAGAACTAGATTACCATTTTTCATCTAATTCGGGCTCTAAGTCTAGACCAAATTATTCTTGTAGTAGTacatggtcaaaactcaaaatcaCGTACAATATTTTCAAAAGGTGTTTCAATAACATATAAATAATCAAATTGGATTGGGAAAGAGATTACTAGAACTACCGGTTGTTTTCTTACTCTTGCCTCGGGAATTGCGAGACAACAAAAATTCCTAATAGAAGATCTTatgcaaattaattaaaataaagtagaaaTAATTATTGACCTGATAATAATATAATAGTATATTTTATCCCGATCTCAGTCCTTTTCTTAAATTTATCTTTAGGTAAAATATCTCTACATATTGCATAATTATTGACCGAATAATAATAGAATAATTTTTATATTGATCTTAACTGTCAGATGGATTTCATCATAATCTCAAACGTTAGGATGTATTTCATTCTtatctcaaatttatctttaggTAAATCTTTACACATTATTCAGTATATAATAATGAACATTACTTAGGAAGTaactcaaaattttcaatttatttcaaaatcaaatcaaatattCTATAATGGAGGTTCATCTAATAATAAAGATGAaaattcctcttcatcatcatctttaaatttaagtgATACTATTGCAGAAGCACATCAAGTAATCTTGCAAAATATTTACTTGAACAATTATATGTTGCAAAGAATATCAAAATAATGAAGTTTTCGGAGTTGGCTCCGTTCCAGGTAAAAATGCGCTATTAAAGATACCTATCTTTAAATAATCCTTGATCATTTTATTATAACAGATTTTAGTCACTATAAATAAATCTAATAAAAGTATGAAATTCGAATTCATAGAAATTTGAAACAGAGATCTACAATTTGAAAGCGTACGGTACTCCATACAGAAGGgaccaaaaaaggaaaaataatgctGACTCTTTAAGCTGGTGAAATGACTATATTAGCCCTACCACGCTAGATCGACGTATTACATTCCAATATTCCATCTTTATCAAGATTTCTCAAATAGCATCACAACGGCCCCTCAATTCTCCTTAATAGCACAATAAGGTTAAAACAGTCATTACAGAGTAAACCACAACAAGGCGTTAGCCCATTTACAAAAAAGCCCCTAAATCACCAGATCTCGACACGTGTCCTCACTCTTCCTCCACTATACATCCCAAAGGCCCCGATCCTACCCCCGaacaaacacatagaaagcaCAATAAATTTGAACCAATAGATTCAAGTCACACGGATCGATGACATGGCAACAATTTGAAATCCCGCCCAAACGGAACCGGACTTGAAAATTTCATTGCTTATATTCAATTTTATGAATAGAGAAAATTTCTTTTGAGTCCCTAACCAAAGCCCCTTCTTATCTCTTCCCCTTTCAGcccacaacacacacacacacacacaacggGCATATAACtctttctttgtttctctctCGTTCTCTATTCCATATCTTATTATTCTCAACCCTAAAGGTAACTCGTTAACTCACCGCGGCCCTGACTCGGCCGAGTCGTACCGTTTTTCGCTGATTTTCAACCGATTCTCACCGATTTTTCTCGTTTTATTGCAGGTTTAATCATGAAAGGAGGTAAATCAAAGGCTAAATCTGATAACAAGTGAGTATTGTTTTGCTTTTGATGTATTGTTTCGTATTTGAGTTTTAGATCTACGATTGAGGTGTGCGAATGTGATATGTATGCATGTTTTGAATTTGTatgattttgtaagttttttaaTGATTATAATATGCTTTTGGCTAATTATTACAGCCTATTTATTATATCTGAGATATTTTCTGTTTATTTTGGATCTACTCTTTTGTTTTTAATGATTTTAATATGTTTTGGAGTATCACGACAGCTTGTCAGATTTAAATCTGTTATATTTTCCGGCGTTGTTGGCCTatgattttgtatgattttttattttcgttttaaTGTGATTTTGACGAATTAATAAACGAATGTATATTGTTATTTGGTAGTATTTCTCATTTATCTTGTtgatttttgatgattttgatgtgattttggttcCTTGTTGATGGCTCTTCATGTATATTGTTGATATTTTCTAGTATTTTCTAGTACTAGCATCCtatattttctcatttttatttgtttaaattggtATTTATGGATTATTACAGGCTCGGCGTTAAGAAGGCAGCTCCCCAGACTAAGAAGGAGAAGCAGGCTGCCAAGGATCCAAACAAGCCTAAGAGGCCAGCAAGTGCTTTCTTTGTTTTCATGTACACACCTGAACGCTTGTCATAGTCGTTTTGGGTGACTATAATATGTTTGTAATTCCCAAATTTAatcgtatttttttttttgtgatatgCTGAATAAAGGGAGGACTTCAGGAAGCAGTACAAGGAAAAACATCCAAACAACAAATCTGTAGCTGCTGTGAGTATTTTTCCCATGATAGATCCAAACTGTTTCTCGTTTTTGTATTTGACGTAgttttgattgattaattttttctGTGTAATCATTTGTAGGTTGGTAAAGCTGGTGGAGACAAGTGGAAACATTTGTCAGATGCTGTAAGTATCTACTTTTCAGTATTTAGCttataataattttatttgtctGCACACAATATTTCCGTGACATCAGTTTATTATTGACTAACTGGGTTAGTGAAAATTCATGTTTGCCGATTCCTAACTTGTTTGAGAATAGTAGCATAAGCTTTCTTAAGTTTTTGGTAAGCCTTGCTTCGTTTTCGGCCAAATGCTGATTTTGTTTTGCTTCTCCTGATCGTCTAGCCTATTTAGCATTCTGCTTTCCTGATCTATATCAATCCCCAATTATGTTTCATCAATTATTTCGTTCTGTAATATGAATTTAGGAGAAAGCCCCTTACATAGCAAAGGCAGAGAAAAGGAAGGCTGAATACGAAAAGAACATGGATGCTTATAACAGGCGACAGGTGAAATCCTTGTGTATGGTTACTTTATGTCTCTATTTTATGATGTGCTTTTGGTGCTAAAGAACTCTTTTGTTCTTCTGTATAGGCTGGTGAAGCTGAAGATGAGGAATCTGACAAGTCAAAGTCTGAGGTTGACGAGGAAGAAGGAAGTGACGAGGTTTGTTTTTGTGATGAAATGATCATTTGTTTCTTTGCTGTTTTTTTTGGTTTTGGTGTATTGATTTTAATTTTGTTTGCACAGGAGGAGGAAGATGATGACTAAAGGAAGTGTTAGTGGATGAAGAAATTGGTGAAGGGGCTGTGTAATATCTTAGATATTTCCATATATGACTTCCTCTTTTTCCTATTAAATACTTGTCTTTTGTTGTTTTATCTTTTTGGGTATCGGTAGGGTATGGGAAAAGATGAAATTAGAAAAGTGCTGCCTTTAAAGCTCAAATGACTATGTACTTTTTAATTTGATGCTGCAGCTTAATGTTAATTCGGATAGGCCTTAGTTCTTTCTTGGCCAGTATATGGAAATCATGTGTTTTGCCCATTAATTTTGTAGCTTGTTGGTCAAAAATATCTTTGGTATTGATTTTTTTGCTGGTGATGTTTTCTTTTGATCTCCAGAGGGTAGGTTTTTAGTCtgcttttttatcttttttcttttcctttgggtGGTGGTCGGACCAGTTCTCATCCTTATAGAT comes from the Nicotiana tabacum cultivar K326 chromosome 14, ASM71507v2, whole genome shotgun sequence genome and includes:
- the LOC107781188 gene encoding HMG1/2-like protein, coding for MKGGKSKAKSDNKLGVKKAAPQTKKEKQAAKDPNKPKRPASAFFVFMEDFRKQYKEKHPNNKSVAAVGKAGGDKWKHLSDAEKAPYIAKAEKRKAEYEKNMDAYNRRQAGEAEDEESDKSKSEVDEEEGSDEEEEDDD